Proteins encoded in a region of the Flavobacteriaceae bacterium HL-DH10 genome:
- a CDS encoding DUF1304 domain-containing protein — protein MSFLTILLIVLVALEHIYFLILEMFLWTKPKGIKTFGLKSKEFAEQTKVLAANQGLYNGFLAAGLIFSIIQKDIKIAVFFLICVTIAGIYGSYSTKKIKLFYLQAVPAILTLINCFF, from the coding sequence ATGAGTTTTTTAACTATCCTTTTAATTGTCCTAGTTGCTCTTGAACATATTTACTTTTTAATTTTAGAAATGTTTTTATGGACCAAACCAAAAGGCATCAAAACATTTGGATTAAAATCTAAAGAATTTGCCGAACAAACCAAAGTATTGGCAGCAAACCAAGGCTTGTATAATGGTTTTTTAGCTGCTGGATTAATATTCTCCATCATACAAAAAGATATAAAAATTGCTGTATTTTTTCTTATTTGTGTGACTATTGCAGGTATTTACGGGTCTTATTCTACAAAGAAAATTAAACTATTTTACCTACAAGCAGTTCCTGCTATTTTGACTTTAATAAACTGCTTTTTTTAG
- a CDS encoding mechanosensitive ion channel codes for MDLENIDTEKWIELGLQYGLKIIGAIVIWIIGSWVIRNLMKGTKAVMSKRDYDESLQKFLLNLLSWILKIVLIVVVLGTMGVETTSFAAILAAAGLAIGMALQGSLGNFAGGVLIMIFKPIKIGDLIEAQGEIGVVKEIEIFTTKLIGLSNKEIIIPNGSLSNGNIINYTTEGTRRVDLTIGVSYDADIKKTKDVLMRVLLANPKVLKTPEPTVNVLELADSSVNFAVRPWCNSADYWNVYFETTENVKEALDAAGIEIPYPHQVEIHKQG; via the coding sequence ATGGATTTAGAAAACATCGACACAGAAAAATGGATTGAACTAGGATTACAATATGGTCTTAAAATTATTGGCGCTATTGTTATTTGGATTATTGGTTCTTGGGTAATAAGAAACCTTATGAAAGGTACAAAAGCAGTAATGTCTAAAAGAGATTATGATGAAAGTCTACAAAAATTTCTATTAAACTTACTAAGTTGGATTTTAAAAATTGTTTTAATTGTTGTTGTACTTGGCACCATGGGTGTAGAAACCACATCGTTTGCTGCTATTCTAGCTGCCGCCGGTTTAGCTATTGGTATGGCATTACAAGGCTCGTTAGGTAATTTTGCTGGTGGCGTTTTAATCATGATTTTTAAACCTATTAAAATTGGAGATTTAATTGAAGCGCAAGGAGAAATTGGTGTTGTAAAAGAAATTGAAATTTTTACAACCAAATTAATAGGACTATCTAATAAAGAGATTATAATTCCTAACGGATCGCTATCTAATGGAAACATCATTAATTATACTACAGAAGGTACACGCCGTGTAGATTTAACTATCGGAGTTAGTTATGATGCCGATATTAAGAAAACCAAAGATGTTTTGATGCGTGTTTTATTAGCTAATCCAAAAGTTTTAAAAACTCCAGAACCTACAGTTAATGTATTAGAATTAGCAGATAGTTCTGTAAACTTTGCTGTAAGACCTTGGTGTAATTCAGCAGATTATTGGAATGTATATTTCGAAACAACAGAAAATGTAAAAGAAGCACTTGATGCTGCAGGTATTGAAATTCCTTACCCACACCAAGTCGAAATACATAAACAAGGCTAA
- a CDS encoding TolC family protein: protein MKKKNNFRKIHMKNYFLFLAFMILCISVSAQQKKWTLQECVSYALENNITVKQTENALLSNEQDILAAKGQFLPSVSASASQGLSLGTSLVAEGIFANRTSHSTNLGVSVSQNVFNGFRTLNLYKQSKLTRETNELELNRIKDDISLNVVNAYLNVLFNKENLETAEVQYQFSEKQLTQVKNLVDAGVQPRANIYDAEATLSRDTQQVTIADNNYNLALLALSQFLQVPFNNFDVVIIDINTPSEGLLYSSVTPVLNYALENRIEIKIAEKNIENAQLNTEISKSGYLPNVSLSYGFGTNAFYSNLANNQAAFIDQLDDNKGHSFNLRVGIPIFSRFQNKTSVAKSKIQEDNSKLRLDQAKLDLESNIQRAYTDAQAALKAYMAAKKSMASQELAFNNSKERYNIGSMTSFELEQARVQLINAQSSLINAKYDFVFKTKVLDFYMGRSLTN from the coding sequence ATGAAGAAGAAAAATAATTTCAGAAAAATTCACATGAAAAACTACTTTTTGTTTTTAGCATTTATGATACTTTGTATATCTGTTTCTGCACAACAAAAAAAATGGACTTTACAGGAATGTGTTTCATATGCATTAGAAAATAACATTACGGTTAAGCAAACAGAGAATGCGTTGTTAAGTAATGAGCAAGATATTTTAGCAGCTAAAGGTCAATTTTTGCCATCAGTTAGTGCTAGTGCTTCTCAGGGATTAAGTTTAGGAACGAGTTTAGTAGCTGAAGGTATCTTTGCTAATAGAACAAGTCATTCAACCAATTTAGGAGTTAGTGTGTCTCAAAATGTTTTTAATGGATTTAGAACACTTAACCTATACAAACAATCTAAACTTACAAGAGAGACTAACGAGCTAGAGTTAAACAGAATTAAAGATGATATTTCTTTAAACGTAGTAAATGCATATCTGAATGTATTGTTTAATAAAGAAAATTTAGAAACAGCTGAAGTTCAATATCAGTTTAGTGAAAAGCAATTAACACAAGTGAAAAATTTAGTTGATGCAGGGGTTCAACCTAGAGCTAATATTTATGATGCTGAGGCAACATTAAGTAGAGATACGCAACAAGTAACTATAGCCGATAATAATTATAATTTAGCATTACTTGCTTTGTCTCAATTTTTACAAGTGCCTTTTAATAATTTTGATGTTGTTATTATTGATATTAATACGCCATCAGAAGGGTTGTTATATAGTAGTGTAACGCCAGTTTTAAATTATGCTTTAGAAAACAGAATTGAGATTAAAATAGCTGAAAAAAACATTGAAAATGCCCAGTTAAATACAGAAATTTCTAAAAGTGGTTATTTGCCAAATGTATCGCTAAGCTATGGCTTTGGTACCAATGCATTTTATTCAAATTTAGCCAATAATCAGGCTGCTTTTATCGATCAGTTAGATGATAACAAAGGCCATAGTTTTAACCTTAGAGTGGGAATTCCAATTTTCTCAAGATTTCAGAATAAAACTTCGGTTGCTAAATCAAAAATTCAAGAAGACAATAGTAAACTTCGTTTAGATCAAGCAAAATTAGATTTAGAGTCTAATATACAGCGAGCATATACCGATGCACAAGCAGCATTAAAGGCGTATATGGCTGCAAAAAAATCAATGGCTTCACAAGAATTAGCCTTTAATAATTCAAAAGAACGCTATAATATTGGTAGTATGACCTCTTTTGAGTTAGAGCAGGCTAGGGTTCAGCTAATTAATGCACAATCTTCTTTAATTAATGCTAAGTATGATTTTGTTTTTAAAACAAAAGTTTTAGATTTTTATATGGGTAGATCATTGACGAACTAG
- the tsaB gene encoding tRNA (adenosine(37)-N6)-threonylcarbamoyltransferase complex dimerization subunit type 1 TsaB yields MNTLILSIETATTNCSVSLSENGKPIVLKEDYDNGYSHAERLHVYINDVLKEAKIDAKDLDAIAISKGPGSYTGLRIGVSAVKGLCYALNKPLISVSTLEALAHQVKCKEGVIVAMLDARRMEVYSAIFDSNYNQIRDTEAQILDEYAFADYLEKGKVYFIGNGVEKTKTLINHPNTIFIEDKLPSANEMSLLAYNKYKISDTEDVAYFEPYYLKDFVALKPKPKN; encoded by the coding sequence ATGAACACATTAATCCTTAGTATAGAAACTGCAACAACTAATTGTTCGGTGTCACTTTCAGAAAACGGAAAACCAATCGTTTTAAAGGAAGATTATGATAATGGCTATTCGCATGCCGAAAGATTACATGTTTACATAAATGATGTTTTAAAAGAAGCTAAGATTGATGCGAAAGATTTAGATGCCATAGCCATAAGTAAAGGCCCTGGGTCTTATACTGGGTTACGTATTGGAGTTTCGGCAGTAAAAGGACTTTGTTATGCCTTAAATAAACCATTAATTTCAGTTTCTACTTTAGAGGCTTTAGCGCATCAAGTAAAATGTAAAGAAGGTGTTATTGTAGCGATGTTGGATGCCAGACGTATGGAAGTGTATTCTGCTATATTTGATTCCAATTATAATCAAATAAGAGATACTGAAGCCCAAATTTTAGATGAATATGCGTTTGCAGATTATCTTGAAAAAGGAAAGGTTTATTTTATTGGTAATGGTGTCGAAAAAACAAAAACATTAATCAATCATCCTAATACCATTTTTATAGAAGATAAATTACCATCTGCTAATGAGATGAGTTTATTAGCTTATAATAAATACAAAATAAGCGACACCGAAGATGTCGCTTATTTTGAGCCTTATTATTTAAAAGATTTTGTGGCTTTAAAGCCGAAACCTAAAAATTAG
- a CDS encoding type IX secretion system membrane protein PorP/SprF: MKLKNIFLLAIVTCFVNIAISQEGLPIYTDYLTDNYYLIHPSMAGVANCAKVRLTARQQWFGQDDAPKLLTLNINGRIGDTPSGIGGILYTDKNGYHSQSGAYFTYAHHLMFSRSEADLNMLSFGLSAGIIQYKLDETTFLFDGPDPIIDGIVQSETNFNIDFGFSYHFLDFYLHGTVKNVLENAGVNSDTNITSNLRRYLLSTGYVFSKFDSTWSYEPSLMFQYRDATKEASIDFNAKVYKEMDFGKIWAGLSYRNSFDGAEYITNSGAINSQRLQQFTPILGLNYNEFMFAYNYTHQTNSVVFTNGGFHQFTLGYNFACKREKYSCNCPAVN, translated from the coding sequence ATGAAATTAAAAAATATTTTTCTACTAGCAATTGTAACATGCTTTGTAAACATTGCTATTTCGCAAGAAGGGTTGCCTATATATACAGATTATCTTACAGATAATTATTATTTAATTCACCCGTCTATGGCAGGTGTAGCTAATTGTGCAAAGGTTAGATTAACAGCTCGCCAACAATGGTTTGGACAGGATGATGCTCCTAAGCTTTTAACCTTGAACATTAATGGAAGAATAGGAGATACGCCTTCAGGAATTGGAGGGATTTTATATACTGATAAAAACGGTTATCATTCTCAATCTGGAGCTTATTTTACTTATGCTCATCATTTAATGTTTTCTAGAAGTGAGGCAGATTTAAATATGCTTTCTTTTGGTTTAAGTGCGGGGATTATTCAATATAAATTAGATGAAACTACGTTTTTGTTTGATGGTCCAGATCCTATAATTGATGGGATTGTACAAAGTGAAACTAATTTTAATATAGATTTTGGATTTTCATATCATTTCCTAGATTTTTATTTACACGGTACGGTTAAAAATGTATTAGAAAATGCAGGAGTTAATAGCGATACTAATATAACAAGTAATTTAAGACGTTATTTACTTTCTACAGGGTATGTTTTTAGTAAATTTGATAGTACTTGGAGTTATGAACCTTCGCTAATGTTTCAGTATAGAGATGCTACTAAAGAAGCTTCAATAGATTTTAATGCCAAAGTATATAAAGAAATGGATTTTGGTAAAATTTGGGCTGGTTTATCTTATCGAAACAGTTTTGATGGCGCTGAGTATATTACTAATTCCGGAGCTATAAATAGTCAACGATTACAACAATTTACACCTATTTTAGGTTTAAATTATAATGAATTTATGTTTGCGTATAACTATACACATCAAACAAATTCGGTCGTGTTTACTAACGGAGGTTTTCATCAATTTACTTTGGGATATAATTTTGCTTGTAAGCGTGAAAAATATAGCTGTAATTGTCCTGCAGTAAATTAG
- a CDS encoding NifU family protein, with protein sequence MNTFKVSVKETTNNAIIKFEVNQFITQHQSFEFNNIDDAKTSPLAQQLFYLPFVKKVYISGNFIAVERFNIVEWSDVQDEVAEQIEAYLNDGGIVVEKTAETKKTAVTVYAESTPNPSVMKFVANKKIVTSLFEFTSIDDAKLSPLATELFHFPFVKSVFIDENYVSITKYDITEWQDITIEIREFIRSYIEDGKDIVLPEAAESLKKTDTHKDSHFEGLDDTSKEIINILEEYVKPAVASDGGNIQFISYDADTKNVSVMLQGACSGCPSSTYTLKSGIENMLKEMLPGKVEMVEAING encoded by the coding sequence ATGAATACTTTCAAGGTTTCTGTGAAAGAAACAACCAATAACGCCATAATCAAGTTTGAAGTAAATCAATTTATTACGCAACACCAAAGCTTTGAATTTAATAATATAGATGACGCTAAAACATCACCTTTAGCGCAACAATTATTTTATTTACCATTCGTAAAAAAGGTTTATATCTCAGGGAATTTTATTGCTGTTGAACGATTTAATATTGTTGAATGGAGTGATGTACAAGACGAAGTTGCAGAACAAATTGAAGCTTATTTAAATGATGGTGGCATCGTAGTTGAAAAAACAGCTGAAACAAAAAAAACAGCAGTTACAGTATATGCTGAAAGCACACCAAACCCATCGGTAATGAAGTTTGTTGCTAATAAAAAAATAGTAACTTCGCTTTTTGAATTTACCTCAATTGATGACGCAAAATTATCGCCACTTGCTACTGAATTATTTCACTTTCCATTTGTGAAAAGTGTTTTTATTGATGAAAATTATGTTTCGATAACGAAATACGACATAACAGAATGGCAAGATATTACTATTGAAATTCGCGAATTTATTAGAAGTTACATTGAAGACGGGAAAGACATTGTATTGCCTGAAGCAGCTGAATCCCTTAAGAAAACAGATACTCACAAAGACTCTCATTTTGAAGGATTAGATGACACGTCTAAAGAAATAATAAATATACTTGAAGAATATGTAAAACCAGCTGTAGCGAGTGATGGTGGTAATATTCAATTTATATCTTATGATGCCGATACTAAAAACGTAAGTGTGATGCTTCAAGGCGCTTGTAGTGGCTGCCCATCATCTACATATACCTTAAAAAGCGGTATAGAGAATATGCTGAAAGAAATGCTTCCTGGTAAAGTTGAAATGGTAGAAGCTATTAATGGATAA
- a CDS encoding VWA domain-containing protein — MKTHFKAFLFSMALISIIACHANNKRQSHNYFETKTINHNLNKQYIKVALLLDTSNSMDGLIDQAKAQLWEIVNELSYAKCGTNKPNLQIALYEYGNDRLNSDEGYIKQVLAFSDDLDEISKALFSLTTNGGEEYCGQVIQTSLNQLNWGKNPDDLKLIFIAGNEPFTQGKINYKNACTNAKEKDITINTIFCGDYNQGVSSSWKDGAQLTNGNYIAINQNRKTAYIASPYDDEILILNQKLNKTYVIYGSKGKEKIALQAEQDSKAGYLSKSNAVSRTVSKSSHLYKNQTWDLVDAETLNEVVIEELKDDVLPEALKGKSANDIKAYIDTKRKERKQIQKQIQELDTKRKVYISQHKTENTNGLENALTKAIKELAKKKKYTWN; from the coding sequence ATGAAAACACATTTTAAAGCATTTCTATTTAGCATGGCTTTAATAAGCATTATAGCTTGTCATGCTAATAACAAAAGACAATCTCATAATTATTTTGAGACAAAAACCATTAATCACAACCTAAATAAACAGTATATAAAAGTAGCTCTTTTACTTGATACTAGTAATAGTATGGACGGATTAATAGACCAAGCCAAAGCACAGCTATGGGAAATAGTTAACGAACTCTCTTATGCTAAATGTGGCACTAATAAACCCAATTTACAAATTGCTTTATATGAATATGGAAATGACCGATTAAACAGTGATGAAGGCTATATTAAACAAGTTTTAGCCTTTAGTGATGATTTAGATGAAATCTCTAAAGCATTATTTTCTTTAACTACAAATGGCGGTGAAGAATATTGTGGGCAGGTTATACAAACATCATTAAACCAATTAAATTGGGGTAAAAACCCTGATGATTTAAAATTGATTTTTATTGCGGGTAATGAACCTTTTACTCAAGGAAAAATTAATTATAAAAATGCTTGTACAAATGCTAAAGAAAAAGATATTACTATAAATACTATTTTTTGTGGCGATTACAACCAAGGTGTTTCATCTTCTTGGAAAGATGGTGCCCAATTAACTAACGGTAATTATATAGCAATCAACCAAAACCGAAAAACTGCTTATATTGCTTCGCCTTATGATGATGAAATTCTTATATTAAATCAAAAATTAAATAAAACGTATGTTATTTATGGCTCAAAGGGGAAAGAAAAAATAGCACTACAAGCAGAACAAGATTCTAAAGCAGGTTATTTAAGCAAATCGAATGCAGTAAGTAGAACAGTTAGTAAAAGTTCGCACTTATATAAAAACCAAACTTGGGATTTAGTAGATGCAGAAACTTTAAATGAAGTGGTTATTGAAGAATTAAAAGATGATGTTTTACCCGAAGCACTTAAAGGGAAATCGGCTAATGATATTAAAGCTTATATTGATACAAAACGAAAAGAACGCAAACAAATTCAAAAACAGATTCAAGAATTAGATACGAAACGTAAAGTTTATATTTCTCAACATAAAACAGAAAACACAAATGGCTTAGAAAACGCCTTGACAAAAGCGATTAAAGAACTAGCTAAAAAGAAAAAATATACTTGGAATTAA